The region cacaaggctaaatggaatcaaattttgaaccacaaggctaaatggtatcaaatttgtatccattaagctctatttataatccaagtctctttaacccacaatgttttaaatttaaaccactaagctttaattttaaacccctaagctttaaatttaaaccatttgcctaaaaatttaaacctcaaaccaaatgacatcaaattttgaaccacaaggctaaatggtatcaaaattgtatccattaagctctatttataatccaagtctctttaacccacaatgttttaaatttaaaccactaagctttaattttaaacccctaagctttaaatttaaaccacttgcctaaaaatttaaacctcaaaccaaatggcatcaattTTTGAACCTACAAGGCTAAATGGtatcaaatttttatccattaagctctatttataatccaagtctctttaacccacaatgttttaaatttaaaccactaatctTTAAATTTAAACTCCTacgctttaaatttaaaccacttgcctaaaaatttaaaccacaaactaaatgacatcaaattttgaaccacaaggctaaatggtatcaaatttgtatccattaagctctatttataatccaagtctctttaacccacaatgttttaaatttaaaccactaagctttaattttaaacccctaagctttaaatttaaaccatttgcctaaaaatttaaacctcaaaccaaatggcatcaaattttgaaccacaaggctaaatggcatcaaTTTTTGAACCTACAAGGTTAAATGGtatcaaatttttatccattaagctctacttataatccaagtctctttaaaccacaatgttttaaatttaaactactCAGCTTAAAATTTAATCCAATTGCTTaaaaattttgaaccacaaggctaaatgcattaaattttgaaccacaaggctaaatggcatcaaattttgaaccataatttataaatttttatccattaagctatatttataatccaagtctctttaaaccacaatgttttaaatttaaaccactaacctttaaatttaaacaacttgcctaaaaatttaaaccacaaaccaaatgtaatcaaattttgaaccacatggctaaatggaatcaaattttgaaccacaaggctaaatggtatcaaatttttatccattaagctctatttataatccaagtctctttaacccacaatgttttaaatttaaacccctaagctttaattttgaacccctaagctttaaatttaaactacttgcctaaaaatttaaaccgcatgccttaaatggcttaaactatgaaccactaaacttaaatggcatcaaaatttaatccacaaggtttaagttttaatcctttaggcttaaatcataaacatactctctttAACCATtacgtttaaaatttaaacccctatcctttaaatttaaataactaggcttaaaatttaaacctaaTTTCTTTATTGGTCAAAAATTTAGACCACAAGTTGttcttggaaaaaaaaaaaattattaaatgtaTGTACTATGCGCCGCGGCCCAAATAAATTAGAGCCGTGGCGCGCAGTGACTTCAAATTGCCATTATTTTTCTTACCGCCTGAGCGCCGCGACTCTAATTCCCAAAGTTCCTGTGCTCCGCGACGGggtaaatggcatcaaattttgaacccaatttaaatttttttatccattaagctctatttataatccaagtctctttaaaccactaagctttaaatttaaactgttaagctttaaatttaaaccatttgcctaaaaatttaaaccacaaaccaaatggcatcaaattttgaaccactaggctaaatggcatcaaattttgaatcacaaggataaatgacatcaaattttgaaccacaatttataaatttttatccattaagctctacttataatccaagtttctttaaaccgcaatgttttaaatttaaaccactaagctttaaatttgaaCCCCTAAGCGTTAAATTTAAACAACTTGCCaataaatttaaaccacaaaccaaatgacatcaaattttgaaccacaatttataaatttttatccattaagctctacttataatccaagtttctttaaaccactaagctaaaTTTAAACTcataagctttaaatttaaaccacttgcctaaaaatttaaaccacaaggctaaatccatcaaattttgaaccacaagactAAATGACATTAAGTTTtgaaccaaaatttataaatttttatccattaagctctatttataatccaagtctctttaaaccacaatgctttaaatttaaaccgctaagctttaaatttaaaccacttgcctaaaaataataatgttttattattattattattatttgtagaGAGGAGTTTCATATTGTTGTATAaagaaattaatatattttaaatatttcatttTTCAATGTTAAATTGTTTAAGAAACATCAATTTAATTTGTATTTCTTTAATAAGTTTGGAGTACTAAAGGAATGGTAAAGATGTTTATTATATTCAAATAGGACAGTTTGGTGTAAATATTAATGCAGACTATGAAAGATTTTGTTCACACATAACATTGATCATAGAAGAATTTCAAAACATAATATACCAACTATAAATGTGGACAATTTTTACAGTGGCCATAAGATTAATCGATAACTTGGTCATAATTCCTAAATGATAATCTATCATCTTTTATAACCTTTTACTGTTAATTTCATCTCACACTGATATCAATTCCTATatttcataaattaaataaataatattataataaaaaacaaGATGTACTTAAATAAATGTATAAACATTCATATCCACAAGTCCACAACGCAACAAATGTGTATAACATTGCATCTTTATAGTCTTTAGACTACAACAGATAACAATAGTTCATGCTTTCATGCATAATACACAGTACACAAGATTAAAAGTGGGCAAGGCTTTTCTTCcccaaaacaacaacaaaattatTCCATAACTCTCACACTGTTCTATATTCTattctattatttatataaaataatatacctTTGCAATAACCAAACTTGGAAATAATGGTGATCTTCAAAGAATTCTGTAAAATGATAAAAACATAAGTTTACATACTCAAGGACAATAATCAATCTCAATCTCAATGATCATGATATATATGCAATTCACCTTAATGCTTTCTTCTCTGTAAATCAGAAAAAATTGATCTTAGCTGCCACGTTTCTAGACAGCTCAATGCTATCCTTCTTTTAGAATTGGTTGGCTTTTACAATTCTTTCTATTATGTCCCAATATTCCACAATTTCCACACTTGACTGTTCGAACATGCTTGAAAAATTCTCCTGTTGATGGAATTCTTTTTTTCTTACGACGCCCTCATTTTACTTTGAATTTTGGAGCTTTCATGCTATCTTCTTTAATTTCACCTGGGACACTCCAATCAACTTTATTTGGAAGAGGATTAATTGATCCTGCATATGTCTCTTTCAAAACAGAATTTCTATACCAATTTTAGCAAAATTTATACTTGTCCAAGTACTTGCTTTCAATTGCTGCAATAGCATGTGCACATGGAATTCCCTCTAGTTGAAATTCATTACACGTGCACATATTTTGTTCCAAGTCGACAACAAACACTCGATCACCATACGTGACATGAGATTTCATTGCATCAATTGCATCTACCTGTGAAACAATACAATTATCAAGCAATAGATTTAAAAGCCaaacaaaaagtaaataaatgtAACTTTAATAACATACCTTCATTCGAAATGCCACATCAAGTTTGATCTCCATTTCATTGTTTTCCCATTTTGTTACTTCAATAAATTCTGCTTCTTTTCTTGTTGAAAATTATCTTTGAAGCATCTCTCTTACAACTTCTATTAATGACGTTATAGGCAATTCTCTCGCATGCACAATTGCTGCATTTATAGATTCGGCAATGTTACTTGTAAGAATGTTATACCTTTTCGTTGGAAAGAATGGTCGAGCCCATCTTTCTGGTTTTTCTTGCAAAAGATAAGTGGTCATTTTAGGGCTAATTTTTTGTAATTCAGCCATGGTAGAATAATATTCTTGAGCTGAGTAAGCTCTTGAAGCAGTTTCGAATATGGCATGCACATGTAATCCCCTAAACTTAGTCCTTAGATTTTGCTTCAAATGATAAAGACAAACTCCATGATATACACCAGGATACACTTGTTCAATTGCATTTTTGATGCTTTTATGTCTGTCAGATACTATGCACAAGTTTTCTCGATCTCCTATTGCTTCTTTTAGTCTTGTAAAGAACCATATCCATGCATTGTCATTGTTTGAATCCCCAATTCCAAAGGCGAGTGGAAAAATTTGATTGTTTCCATCTTTAACACAAGCTGCATATAGTGTACCTCCACATTTCGTCTTTAAAAATGTTCCATCTACCACTATAACTAGTCTATAGTGTTTCCAGCCATCCAATGAAGCACCAAAagcaataaacatatatttaaacctataaaattttaaaaaaacaacCAATTCCTAGAAATGTAAGGTACGTATTGTGAACAGTAAAGTTCTGAATATAGGAATGTAAAGCATAAATATTATTCATACCTGTTTTCTTCATCTTTATCTACTCTTGTGATAGTTCCTGGGTTGGCCAACTTTAGCATATACAAGTATGAAGGTAACAATACATAACTTTCCTCATTTGACCCTCTAACATCATCAACTGCAAGTTCTTTTGCTCTCCATGCTTTATTGTACGTTACACCTACCCCATGTTCATCTCTCATGTCTCGTATTATTTGCCTTGGTCGGTAGGTTGATCCCGGGTCACGAAACTTCTCTTTGAAGTAACTACTGATGACTTTTGCACTTGCttgtctattttcaaaatttatgtgaTTTAAGGAGCATGTGTGCTGTTTATGGTACTTGATAACTCGAAAGTAGTCTGATAGTTTTGTGCTTCTTGCACGTATATACCAGCCACAATTGTCATCTATGCATTTTGCCCAAAATGCCTCTAAAAATGATTTTTCAATTCTATACTGAAAGTGTTTCTTGATGGTGATTTTCGCAAGTGTATATTTTAGATCAGTCttattattgaaaacataattgaCTCTTATGTCTTCAATCTCCATATTTGGCAATACATGCAGAGGTGATTGAGCTTCTTGCCCATGTTCTGTAATTTTGTGGGATTCTTGTGTTGAGGAGCTCTTTATCTTACTAGTGCTTGCAGTAATCGTATTGGGGTCTGTGATAGTCAAACTGTGATTTGTTACATTGCTTGCTAAAGCAGATGGAATGCTAGCTTCTCTTGGCAAAGAAAGGGTTTGGTTTCTCTGTTCTACTTCAACGATGAGAGGACATTTTTTCAACTCTTCCATAGTCttgtttgtaatgacccactaatctagactatttggaccattagcgaaactatacataaaacttacatttttacgaaaataccataattttattgagtaacttgtaaaaataagagttacttacaaataaatagaatactaagaaggatatgggatcccattgtctttaaaaacaaaacatgatttaaaataaaagacattacataaatggtgcggaaaatacatgtaaaaagacataaaacagaaactacatcctcgaatcgaataacgctcggccccttgactccattcaccatcgatacacatcctctaagcgtcacgaatcttaccgcctctaaagcttatttcctgcacataaacagaaaggaatgagcctaatgcccagcaagaaaaatctaacacatagtcatacacatcaatttcataataacgtaaagacatatcataacacataatacacttattataatggccattattacttggggtcccatagactaaacaagcttatgcccatgagattagtggggtcctaccagctaaataggcatatgcccacaatctttttggggtcttgttagtcaaaaagggcataagcccaagcctacaaacatacacattcataacatattcataacatatcataacataacacataagataacataaacataaacatatagattctagcctattttccttaccaaagttaccgggatataatggactgagttgggacttttggaacactcctaaaaccatatgagggagagtgagtcttaagaagaagaaatgaaaatgaataggaagactaaaccattaaaaaaaaaaatgcttaccacaacttatgtgcttaagaacttggattccctaaccaaaataagaatgaggttaggaaactgagtagaagactaagagaagggaaacataacataaaaaaatgaactagagtttcaggtttacctcaaagacttgcaagatcaatctaaccacaaccgaaatactaatgaacctcacttcccaaagtgtttgataagcttatgatgtttaagcttatgattttcccaaaccaggtgtttacactctcacactctcttagcactagcagcttctgaacttagagtaaaaggtgaagaaatggctgggtactaggtcctatttatagagttcggaaatgaaaggatcttgattttacttgaataaaaataatagctttttaggtgaaaaatatttgaataatcgttcagcagaggctgaagactcgttcaaaaagatgctggacttctcaagaagttgaatggctgaaaggaaaagaattcaaaaacaattgaacatatgctgaaggaggcgatatatcgccccctgtaggcgatatatcgcctgggccagtatgcccgaggcgaccgtgcatcgtttcgtgttttccgtatctacgtgctgcgacatatcgccccctatagctgcgatatatcggcatacgctaaatatttaaacacaaaattacacaattttagctaagtttgaatggagtaaacaaccttgactaagccctcaacgtactcaaagctgctgactgaccctataacattcaaactttactccttattaaatttaatcctaaaaaatacttaatccttaatcacctattcataacatgtgcttaaaatcctattggttgatgtctaaaccttataatataataaatataatccttaatatcagttacattaatcaaaccttaggttatacttaatattcttaaactatagattaaacttagaaaatctataagtactactatgagtgtccaaataattcccggtctgaaccaaaaatccacagtaacaatgataatactatacatactatcatactactatctgtcttagctaagtaaagttcttggactctacaattctcccctactaaaaagaatttcgtcctcgaaatttacttatcaaataactccggataccggccttgcatgtcctcctccaactcccacgttgcctcgcgttcagaactattgctccataggactttgactataggaaggctcttaaaccgtaactacttcatccctctatctaggatgctaaccggtcgttcctcgtaacttaagtctttctggagcgctatcgtatcgtacttgaggacgtgagatggatctgacacatatttgcgtaacatcgagatgtggaaggcgttgtgactatcggctagtgctagcggtagggctagtctatacgcaactattcccactttgtccaatatctaaaaggacctatgaaccggggactaagcttgcctttcttcccgaaccgcttgacacctttcataggagatatcttcaggaagacttgatctccaacttggaactccacatcgtgtcgcttggtatccgcatagcttttctgacggctttgagcagccagcatacgctgtctaataagcgttactgcttcttgagcttgtctaacagcttcgggcattagaagctgcctttctcctaccttgtcccagtgcaacggtgatcggtaccttcttccatatagcaactcataaggtgccattccgatcgtcgactggtagctgttgttgtactagaactcgatcagtggtaagtacttgttccatgatcctccgaaatcaagtacacatgcgcgtagcatatcctctaaaatctgaatcgcacgctcggactgcccatctgtctgaggattgaaagctgtactaagacttaacttagtacccatggcttgctgtaagcttctccaaaatcttgacgtaaacactgatcctctatctgacactatcgtcttggggattctatgcaatcgtacaatctcttggatgtagatgtctgcatattggtctgccgtatatgaagtcttaacaggcaggaaatgagccgacttggttagtctatctatgactatccaagcggaatcatgctgcttattcatctttggcagacccgtcacgaagtccatggctatgtcgtcccacttccattttggtacgctaagcggttgcaataatcctgcaggccgctgatgctccgctttcacttgctggcataccagacacttagatacatactccgctatgtccttcttcatccctggccaccaatagactgccctgatgtcatgagtcatcttggtagaccctggatgaacggtgtattgtgtgcttcttctaagatcgtcttcttaatactttgatcgtctggcacgcatacccgatccttatatctcaataagccttggctagatattgagaaatcggtattcttgccttctctgactgcatccatgtgtgctgctagtgtgtcgtcatgtccctgaccaattcgtatgtcctctagcaaattcgattggatagacaagttagccagcttgcctacaatcacttctattccggcactgatgagctcctgctgtagcggcttttcaattctggataaggctgctaaagtcccatagcttttccggctgagtgcatcggcaactacattttcctttcccgggtggtataggatttcgcagtcgtaatcctttactaactctaaccacctgcgctgcctcatgttgagctccttctgcgtaaagaagtattttaaacttttgtggtccgtgtaaatctcgcaccgttctccgtaatgataatggcgccagatttttaacgcaaagaccaccgctgccaactccatatcgtgagttggatagcgttgttcatactcctttaactgacgtgaggcgtaggctatcaccttgtcgttttgcatcaacacgcatcccaatcctagctttgatgcatcgcagtagacaacgaacttatcgttgggtgttgggacactaagtactggtgttgagcaaagcttatccttaagtaactggaagctttcctcacacttatcattccagttaaacttttgttgctttcgggtcaggttggtgagtggagtggctatcttagaaaagccctctacaaactttctatagtaacttgctagccctaagaagcttcttacttctgacgcgttctttggtctaggccaatccttcacggcctctaccttcgatggatctactgcaactccgtctttcgatatgatgtgcatgaggaacgccacttgtgaaagccaaaactcgcatttcttgaacttcgcgtagagttggtgctccttcaatcgcgtcaaaatcatcctcaagtgttcctcgtgctccacttcatccttggagtaaattaaaatgtcatcgatgaacacaacgacgaatttatccaagtagtctttgaagaccctattcattaaatccataaacgcggctggcgcgttagtaagaccaaaagacataaccaagaactcgtagtgtccataacgagtcctaaaggctgtcttaggaatat is a window of Humulus lupulus chromosome 4, drHumLupu1.1, whole genome shotgun sequence DNA encoding:
- the LOC133832375 gene encoding uncharacterized protein LOC133832375 — its product is MEELKKCPLIVEVEQRNQTLSLPREASIPSALASNVTNHSLTITDPNTITASTSKIKSSSTQESHKITEHGQEAQSPLHVLPNMEIEDIRVNYVFNNKTDLKYTLAKITIKKHFQYRIEKSFLEAFWAKCIDDNCGWYIRARSTKLSDYFRVIKYHKQHTCSLNHINFENRQASAKVISSYFKEKFRDPGSTYRPRQIIRDMRDEHGVGVTYNKAWRAKELAVDDVRGSNEESYVLLPSYLYMLKLANPGTITRVDKDEENRFKYMFIAFGASLDGWKHYRLVIVVDGTFLKTKCGGTLYAACVKDGNNQIFPLAFGIGDSNNDNAWIWFFTRLKEAIGDRENLCIVSDRHKSIKNAIEQVYPGVYHGVCLYHLKQNLRTKFRGLHVHAIFETASRAYSAQEYYSTMAELQKISPKMTTYLLQEKPERWARPFFPTKRYNILTSNIAESINAAIVHARELPITSLIEVVREMLQR